In a genomic window of Littorina saxatilis isolate snail1 linkage group LG6, US_GU_Lsax_2.0, whole genome shotgun sequence:
- the LOC138968512 gene encoding uncharacterized protein: MADNVKKRQSSKQVAAESSPPKKTPRKSKQTVAAVLEPDSGKCIDVLLDMPSAAILPAAILPVKPLDKVTHVAKPAKAVSAPAVSGLAAADVASLLLALSSQVSSLAEEISSTRAELRSLPPGVTGPSSLAKIVAGPSATVTTADVHAVQDGDEIIPLSLGVPSPGGSLSQGMFATRVPGFSGESVARLQSKVATGIALTGESSDTPPGHRPLSGRSGGGRDTVERTDSSMLSAAPFDVGQSVRLPLPPLGEEDSGDGSLFGYGSQAGGQLPDCTGVQDDCLDDGTSVLGDDAGLRLPFRLGSAVALAAETASKYFEEGVVESKSQLAPPPSALGDFRVDKNTKGSFKFIESPSLAFEMSKVLVKGWSKGLPPVPLLAQHSEAPEAAVPWLAKVGQQVPCSANLRNFRLVVNPVRLIDSYSLPKSVLPVTPELAALREDGYAKDRPVPCTESSLMSLEETGRSLLELASVSESLQRSLSRSIATSLDPFEFRYDASSEDVTTLLATLARVSQEQMALSARLYTFAVHSRRSAFLTGSRIRDKVTIEALKVSPVMDGSLLGRASLDALQKETHEARDLAIAKIAHQGFQKPQGKPQGQGKAQSSSAAAGKTQGQSSSSRGRGRGASSQKRGSFGGSRGSGRKPHPQ, from the coding sequence ATGGCTGATAACGTTAAGAAGAGGCAGAGTTCTAAGCAGGTGGCTGCTGAGTCCTCCCCTCCGAAAAAGACGCCTAGAAAATCTAAACAAACCGTCGCGGCGGTGTTAGAACCTGACTCAGGCAAATGTATTGATGTTTTGCTAGACATGCCTTCTGCCGCCATTTTGCCGGCGGCCATTTTGCCGGTGAAGCCTTTGGATAAGGTTACTCATGTTGCTAAACCGGCTAAAGCGGTTTCTGCTCCTGCTGTTTCTGGTCTGGCTGCCGCGGACGTGGCTTCTCTTTTGCTTGCACTTAGTTCGCAGGTATCTTCACTGGCGGAAGAAATTTCGTCTACGCGAGCTGAACTCCGTTCACTCCCTCCCGGGGTGACAGGACCGTCATCTTTGGCCAAGATTGTGGCGGGCCCTTCTGCTACAGTGACTACAGCGGATGTTCACGCTGTTCAGGATGGGGATGAGATTATCCCACTTTCGTTGGGTGTTCCGTCTCCTGGTGGTTCGCTGTCACAAGGTATGTTTGCTACACGAGTACCCGGGTTCTCCGGGGAAAGTGTAGCGCGTCTACAGTCAAAAGTAGCCACGGGCATCGCGCTCACGGGTGAAAGTTCTGATACTCCTCCTGGCCATCGACCGCTAAGCGGCCGGTCAGGGGGGGGTAGGGACACTGTAGAGCGTACGGATAGTTCGATGCTTTCGGCCGCGCCATTTGACGTTGGTCAGTCTGTGCGACTTCCGCTTCCTCCTTTGGGGGAAGAAGACAGTGGAGATGGCTCTCTGTTTGGCTATGGCAGTCAAGCGGGGGGTCAACTTCCGGACTGTACAGGCGTACAGGACGACTGTCTGGACGATGGCACTTCCGTTCTGGGAGATGATGCCGGGCTCCGTTTGCCGTTTAGGCTGGGAAGTGCAGTGGCGCTTGCAGCTGAGACGGCTTCAAAGTACTTTGAAGAGGGTGTGGTGGAGAGCAAGTCTCAGCTTGCTCCACCTCCTTCGGCTTTGGGGGATTTTCGTGTTGATAAGAATACGAAGGGTTCTTTCAAGTTCATCGAATCTCCTTCTCTGGCATTTGAGATGTCGAAGGTGTTGGTGAAGGGTTGGTCTAAGGGGCTGCCTCCTGTTCCGTTGTTGGCACAACACAGTGAGGCTCCCGAGGCGGCTGTACCGTGGTTAGCTAAGGTTGGTCAACAAGTTCCTTGTTCGGCTAATCTGCGCAACTTCAGGCTGGTAGTCAACCCAGTCAGACTGATTGATTCCTACTCTTTGCCCAAGTCGGTACTCCCGGTGACACCGGAACTTGCGGCTTTAAGGGAGGATGGTTATGCGAAAGATAGGCCTGTCCCTTGTACGGAGTCATCGTTGATGTCTTTAGAGGAGACAGGAAGGTCTCTGCTGGAGCTGGCGTCTGTGTCAGAGTCACTCCAGAGATCGTTGTCGAGATCGATTGCGACGTCGCTCGACCCCTTTGAGTTCCGGTATGACGCTTCCTCGGAAGATGTGACGACTTTGCTGGCTACTTTGGCCAGGGTGTCACAAGAACAGATGGCTTTGTCGGCTAGATTGTACACGTTTGCCGTGCATTCTCGCAGGTCGGCTTTTTTGACGGGGTCAAGAATTAGGGACAAGGTGACGATCGAAGCTCTGAAGGTTTCTCCCGTCATGGACGGTTCACTTCTGGGTCGCGCATCGTTGGATGCTTTGCAAAAGGAAACGCACGAGGCAAGGGATCTGGCTATAGCCAAGATTGCGCACCAAGGTTTTCAGAAGCCTCAGGGCAAGCCTCAGGGTCAAGGCAAGGCTCAGTCTTCGTCCGCGGCGGCgggcaagacacagggtcagaGCTCTTCTTCTCGGGGTAGGGGGCGTGGTGCCTCTTCCCAGAAGAGGGGTTCTTTTGGCGGGtctagggggtcggggcgcaagccccacccccaatga